The Microthrixaceae bacterium region TTACAACCATTTCTGCCGGCCACGGCGACGAAACAGGCAACGCTTCGCAGACATTTCCGGCCGCGGCACTAGGTTGATCGGGTGACCGAGGGCCGAGCGACACCACGCCAGCGTGCGACAACGCGCCGCAAACCAGGCCGACCGAAGGGGCCGAGCTCGGATCCGGCACAGCGACTCGATTCCCTCCTCGACGGGGCGGAGGACGCAATTCGAACCCACGGCCCGTCGGTGTCGATGGAACAACTCGCTGCCGCCGCCGGCGTGTCGAAGGCCACGCTGTATGACAACTTCGCCGGCAAGGCGGGGCTGAGCGAAGCCCTAATGGACCGCAAGGGGGCCGCGCTCCTCGAGACGTTCTCGGCGACCCTGGCCGACGGGTTCACCCCCGAACAGTTCGTGCGACGGGGCATCACGATCTTCGTCGAACACGTCGCAACCGACCCCGAGATCTACCGGTTCATCGTCAACTCCACCGAGATCGGAGAAGCGGTCGTCGACGACATCGCCGCGCCGATCACCGCCATCCTCAACGCACTGCTCGACCCCGGCGACGCGCACGACGCCGACGCGCACAACGCCGACGCGCACGACAGCGATGCTTCGCTCGCAGCCTTTCTCGCCAACACCGCGCTCGGCGCGATTCTGGGAAGTACCGACTGGTGGAGCCGATCCAAGTCGCCGTCGGTCGAACGCTTCAGCTCCGCCCTCGCCGACTTCGTGTGGGCGGGCCTGATCGGTGCCGGCCTTCCCCCGAGCGACGAGCAACTCGACGTCGCCGCGGTCGCCGCCGCCATCGCCGCGGCCGAGCCCAGGCGCTGAGGCCGCACTCCCCAGGCTCAAAGCGCGACGGCCCCCAGCGGCGCCAACCAACAACAAATCCGTACACGTGTCGGGGAATGTCTCTAATGTGCGTCGAGGGGACCGAGCCGATACGTCGTGGGCGATCGGCTCTCACTCAGCGATCGGGGAGGATCGATGACAAGTTTGGTGGAAGCGGGCGTTCGACGTTCCACGACGGTGATCGCGTTGGTGGTCTGCCTGGCGGCCGGGGCGTGCGCTGCCAACCCGACCTCGACGTGGGTCGGTAGCGACTGCGGGGCGAGCCCGAACCTCGGCCCCGGCGCATCGTTGTTCGGTTGCAATCTGACCGGCCTCGACCTGTCGAACCTCAATCTGTCGGGTGCCGATCTTCGTGGCGCCGTGCTCGTGAACGCGAACCTCGCCGGTTCCGACCTGAGCGGGGCGAACCTTGAGGGCGCCAACCTGACCGGGGCCAACCTGACCGGGGCCAACCTCACCGGCGCCATCCTGGCCGGGGCCATCCTGCTCGGCGCGTTGTTCATCGGCGCGAACCTGGCCGGGGTGAACTTCGATTTCGGCCTGGTCTACGGAGCGTCCGGCAACGGTGGCGGACGACCCAGCGGGAACTCGTGTGTCGGCGCCTACTGCCCCGGCTACAACGGCACCACCGTCGACAACGGCCATCCCTTGTGCAGTTCGCAGGTCGGAGCGAGCTTCGGCGAATGGTTCTACGTCCACCAGACCGA contains the following coding sequences:
- a CDS encoding TetR/AcrR family transcriptional regulator — its product is MTEGRATPRQRATTRRKPGRPKGPSSDPAQRLDSLLDGAEDAIRTHGPSVSMEQLAAAAGVSKATLYDNFAGKAGLSEALMDRKGAALLETFSATLADGFTPEQFVRRGITIFVEHVATDPEIYRFIVNSTEIGEAVVDDIAAPITAILNALLDPGDAHDADAHNADAHDSDASLAAFLANTALGAILGSTDWWSRSKSPSVERFSSALADFVWAGLIGAGLPPSDEQLDVAAVAAAIAAAEPRR